In one Diabrotica virgifera virgifera chromosome 5, PGI_DIABVI_V3a genomic region, the following are encoded:
- the LOC126884195 gene encoding uncharacterized protein LOC126884195 codes for MPKLRKYDKNKLIEAVKDVQNRTESYRTAEKKYGIPKSTIEFKLKHPEHKDTLGPSPILTCEEENTLVRWIQETASKGFPKKANDLKSSVQKFLTENPRPNNFKDNRPGDGWLKGFLKRHPEVSKRTSEGVTAASACVSERDIKNWFKNIETYVKEKHLEEVLTDPSRIFNGDESGFQICPSTGKVFAMKGSKNVYNVEKSCSKENVTVMFTFSADGKICVPMVIYPYQRIPEKVAKGINPKWGVGRSDNGWMTAETFYQYIANVFYPHLIENNIKLSVILFVDGHKSHLSYQLSLLCNELQIEVIALYPNTTRILQPCDVSIFRPLKEAWRQSVREWEEQHPGGVVNKVVFASILEQATKKSCKTETVVNGFKVCGLFPFKADAIDYTKCLGKEVVRNLIISDHQKKPKMDYNTFVNILGPEKVHSLENLKENPKNNLPSDDNLNLLFKIWNFFEHDPQHSDKQMVLKNRDTNINIIQNIAITSPVKNTEIKTSEQSGIENVNISESSSTNDIHTQQYKTNVYDLPSTSKIIVKHEFLGNFLTSPPVPERKNKRNTERLPFAITSARYQEMLRKKEVKRRAGKTKTRKETEKRRKINQEPV; via the exons ATGCCTAAACTTAGAAAATACGATAAGAATAAACTTATAGAAGCTGTTAAGGATGTCCAAAATCGCACTGAATCGTATAGAACAGCTGAAAAAAAATATGGAATTCCGAAGTCCACTATAgaatttaaattaaaacatcCGGAACATAAAGATACACTTGGACCGTCTCCTATTTTAACTTGCGAGGAGGAGAATACTCTGGTTAG ATGGATACAAGAAACCGCTTCAAAAGGTTTCCCCAAAAAGGCTAACGATTTAAAAAGCAGCGTGCAAAAATTTTTAACCGAAAATCCTCGCCCCAATAACTTTAAAGATAATCGACCTGGAGATGGATGGTTAAAA GGATTTTTGAAGCGACATCCAGAGGTTTCTAAAAGGACCAGTGAAGGTGTAACGGCAGCTAGCGCTTGTGTATCTGAACGAGACATCAAAAACtggtttaaaaatattgaaacctaTGTTAAAGAAAAACATCTAGAAGAAGTTCTAACTGATCCATCAAGAATTTTTAATGGAGATGAGTCAGGATTTCAAATATGTCCATCTACTGGAAAAGTATTTGCTATGAAAGgttcaaaaaatgtttataatgtTGAAAAAAGCTGTTCAAAAGAAAACGTCACTGTAATGTTTACGTTTTCAGCAGACGGTAAAATTTGCGTGCCTATGGTTATTTATCCTTATCAACGTATTCCAGAAAAAGTTGCTAAAGGCATTAATCCTAAATGGGGTGTGGGCAGAAGCGATAATGGTTGGATGACGGCAGAGACATTCTATCAGTATATTGCGAATGTGTTTTACCCCCAcctaattgaaaataatattaagCTTTCAGTTATTCTTTTTGTAGATGGGCACAAGAGTCACTTAAGTTACCAATTAAGTCTATTGTGTAATGAACTGCAAATTGAAGTAATTGCACTTTATCCTAACACCACAAGGATTTTACAACCATGTGACGTCTCTATTTTCCGTCCACTAAAAGAAGCTTGGCGGCAGTCAGTAAGAGAATGGGAAGAACAGCATCCAGGAGGGGTAGTCAATAAGGTTGTATTTGCTTCTATATTGGAGCAAGCtacaaaaaaaagttgtaaaactGAAACAGTAGTAAATGGTTTCAAGGTTTGCGGATTGTTTCCATTTAAAGCAGATGCTATTGACTACACAAAATGTTTAGGTAAAGAAGTAGTAAGAAATTTAATCATTTCGGATCATCAAAAGAAACCCAAGATGGACTATAATACTTTCGTAAATATCTTAGGTCCTGAAAAAGTTCATAGCTTAgagaatttaaaagaaaatccaAAGAATAATCTACCTAGCGACGATAATTTGAATTTGTTGTTCAAAATTTGGAATTTTTTTGAACATGATCCACAACATTCTGATAAACAAATGGTTCTAAAAAATAGAGACACAAACAttaatattattcaaaatatagCTATCACATCTCCCGTTAAAAACActgaaataaaaacatcagaacaAAGTGGTAttgaaaatgtaaatatttctgaGAGTAGTAGCACCAATGATATCCATACTCAACAATATAAAACTAATGTTTATGACTTACCCTCTACAAGTAAAATTATTGTTAAACACGAATTTTTAGGCAATTTTTTAACTTCTCCTCCTGTACCGGAAAGAAAAAATAAACGTAACACGGAAAGACTTCCTTTTGCTATTACATCTGCACGATATCAAGAAATGTTACGAAAAAAGGAGGTTAAAAGAAGAGCAggaaaaacaaaaacaagaaaGGAAACGGAAAAGAGAAGAAAAATTAACCAAGAACCAGTGTAG